A genomic stretch from Corynebacterium terpenotabidum Y-11 includes:
- the trxA gene encoding thioredoxin, producing MAEAVTVTQDTFRSSVIDADQPVIVDFWASWCGPCKQMEPVLDAIAADYDGRATVAKVNVEEERLLASMFQIMSIPALLVFHGGKKVAEFHGKQSKAQLTDALDALV from the coding sequence ATGGCCGAAGCCGTGACCGTCACCCAGGACACCTTCCGCTCCTCCGTCATCGACGCTGATCAGCCGGTGATCGTCGACTTCTGGGCCTCCTGGTGCGGCCCCTGCAAGCAGATGGAGCCGGTACTGGACGCCATCGCCGCCGACTATGACGGCCGCGCCACCGTGGCGAAGGTCAACGTGGAGGAGGAGCGCCTCCTCGCCTCGATGTTCCAGATCATGTCGATCCCCGCCCTGCTGGTCTTCCACGGCGGGAAGAAGGTCGCTGAATTCCACGGTAAGCAGTCGAAGGCACAGCTCACCGATGCTCTCGACGCACTGGTCTGA
- the trxB gene encoding thioredoxin-disulfide reductase, which yields MSEQTPTVHDVIIIGSGPAGYTAAVYAARAELKPLVFEGMDFGGLLMQTTEVENFPGFPEGIMGPDLMENMRNQAERFGADLRMEDVVRVELAGEIKKVFTEDEEFAARSVILVTGAAPRYLGVPGEEELLGHGVSACATCDGFFFKGKQIAVIGGGDSAMEEADFLTKFGEKVTLIHRRDEFRASAIMEERARNNPKIDMIMNATVAEVKGEGTVQALTLKDTVTGETRDVPMDAMFVAIGHDPRTTVFAGQVELQDNGYVKVAEPSTATSVPGVFAAGDLVDSHYQQAITAAGSGCRAALDAEAYLAALKS from the coding sequence ATGAGTGAGCAGACCCCCACCGTCCACGACGTCATCATCATCGGTTCCGGCCCGGCCGGATACACCGCCGCCGTCTACGCTGCCCGCGCCGAACTGAAACCCCTCGTCTTCGAGGGAATGGACTTCGGCGGCCTGCTCATGCAGACCACCGAGGTGGAGAACTTCCCCGGATTCCCGGAGGGCATCATGGGCCCGGACCTCATGGAGAACATGCGTAACCAGGCCGAGCGCTTCGGCGCTGACCTGCGCATGGAAGATGTCGTCCGCGTCGAGCTCGCCGGCGAGATCAAGAAGGTCTTCACCGAGGATGAGGAGTTCGCTGCGAGGTCCGTCATTCTCGTCACCGGCGCCGCTCCCCGCTACCTCGGTGTCCCCGGTGAGGAGGAGCTGCTCGGCCACGGTGTCTCCGCCTGCGCCACCTGCGACGGCTTCTTCTTCAAGGGCAAGCAGATCGCCGTGATCGGCGGAGGTGACTCTGCCATGGAGGAGGCCGACTTCCTCACGAAGTTCGGCGAGAAGGTCACGCTGATCCACCGACGCGACGAGTTCCGCGCCTCGGCGATCATGGAGGAGCGCGCCCGCAACAACCCGAAGATCGACATGATCATGAACGCCACCGTCGCCGAGGTGAAGGGGGAGGGGACCGTCCAGGCCCTCACCCTGAAGGACACGGTCACCGGGGAGACCCGGGACGTCCCGATGGACGCCATGTTCGTTGCCATCGGCCACGACCCGCGGACCACGGTGTTCGCCGGCCAGGTCGAACTCCAGGACAACGGCTACGTCAAGGTCGCCGAGCCGTCCACCGCCACCTCGGTGCCCGGCGTCTTCGCCGCCGGCGACCTGGTGGATTCGCACTACCAGCAGGCGATCACCGCCGCCGGGTCGGGGTGCCGCGCCGCCCTGGATGCCGAGGCCTACCTCGCTGCCCTGAAATCCTGA